The genomic window GGTTGGAGCCTTACCTATCTTGTCTCAGCAGGAAGCCATTTTTGTTGGGGAAGGGGCCGCTTTACCCTGTAGAGTTAAAGTTAAAGATTTGAAAGAAGATCAGTTACCTAAATCTAGTACCATTCCGTTTGCTTCTGGTTGGTCAAAAGGTCGATTAGATCTAGAAGAACTTGAAGATATATCTCGAAGAATGTGTTCTTAAGTTAAGTAGGATGCAATCTGTTAATTTATAAGCCATGATTCAATAAAACTAACAGATTGCTCCAAAATCAGGTTTGCGCTGCAGAACGACCCCCATAAAATAAGACCTAGAAAATGAAAGTTTACCTTGATGATGAACGACCAACTCCGGAAGGATGGCATAGGGTTTACTGGCCTGAAGAGGCCATTGCCATTTTGAAGCAAGGACATGTTACTGAAATAAGCCTCGATCATGATCTTGGCAACGATGAACACGGCACTGGCTATGATGTTGTTTTATGGATTGAAGAGGCGGTTGCAACTCAAGGTTTTCAACCACCGGTTATACGAGTTCACAGCGCTAATTCATCTGCAAGGCAGAAAATGGAGTTTGGGATTGCCAATATCAAACGTTTGAATATGTTGGGTTAACACCACATGACATGTATTACAGCGCTACCTGATATAGGAATAGAGGTTTCAAGAACAGAATCGCAATCTTGATCTGCAACGACGAAAATTGAAAGCATATCTATGAATCACACAGTTAAGATTCAAAATAATCGGTACGGAGATACGTTCAGCTCACTGTTTTTAAGGTAATAATCGTCCCAGCCACGAGTATCAAATGGAACTTGTTTACCTTGTATATCTATATGCAAATAACCTAGCTTTGCACCAACAACAGCTTTCGAACGAGCAATTGGCATCACAATCGCGTCTATCATCTTTTGAGCATCAGATTTTGAAGCGGGTTTATATACCAAAGCTACTTTATTACCTATCTTCATACACTTACGGCTAAAGGTTATATGTTTATCACCAACTTTACCATAAGCCTGACTTCTAAGTTTGCCTAATTCACATGTTGGTTTCTCTAAATTGACAACCCCAAATCGAACACCATAGTCAGTGTATTGATTTTCTCGGTTCGCATATAAAAT from Vibrio artabrorum includes these protein-coding regions:
- a CDS encoding cyclic-phosphate processing receiver domain-containing protein — encoded protein: MKVYLDDERPTPEGWHRVYWPEEAIAILKQGHVTEISLDHDLGNDEHGTGYDVVLWIEEAVATQGFQPPVIRVHSANSSARQKMEFGIANIKRLNMLG